ATAAAATCGTAACCAGCAGAAAAAGGACGATCAGTGCGTAACCAAGAAGATAAAAAGCCGCATTGATCCGCCGGCGCAACATCAGGGGGGCCGCCAGCCACGTCAAACTCTCAAGATAGCGCGCGGCGATCCACAACTGAGTCGGCGCGTTGGCATCAAAACCGTGCAGGAGAGGCATCCCTTTATATGCAAAGGTATGCGCCAGATCCAGCATGCCGATAAACAAATAAGCCACACCGATAAACAGCAGATATTGATTATCCAGATACCGCCGGCAGTTCCAGGCCACCATGAAAATGCCGCAGGCGATGATAATCGAAAAAATTTCGGCGATGCTGTGAAAAAGCAGGTAATTGTAACGGCCACAGACATAAAGCCCGGCCAATAACAAAAGCCCTAAAAAACCTGTGATCACATGACGCATTATGCCCTTTATCAAAAACATGCACGAAAAAGCGTGTATCAGTGGAGAAGGTTGTTAGCTGCCAAGCATCCCAGCCGCCCAGCTTCCGGCTTTGCCGGGTTAGGGTCTGTTTCCGAATTGGTTCGGCAGGTCGACCTTTCCCTGCCATTTCATAATGACTGATATGATCAAATAGCCTCTAAAAAGGCAAGAATAAAGAACGTTCGAAGGCCATAACGCCGTGCTAAAGCAGTTTGAAACCCGGTATACTGTCCAGACCCCATTGGCTTTCAGTGTCGCAAACGCTATGGAATAGACATTCAGGAGAGGAGTCTCACTTCATGTCAAAAGCGGTCCTGATTGCCGAATCCAATGAGATGTTATCAAGGGCGCTGTCGGACACCTTATCCTTTATGGGATTTTCGATTATCGGCAAAACCCCCCTGAGAAGCCGTGTCGTGGCATTGGCAGAAAAAACCAAGCCGGATCTTTTGTTGTTTGATTTAGCGCTTTCAGGCGAGGGCATGGCCGGGCTTTCGGATATTCAGCGCCTTAAACAACAGCTTCCGGAATTAAAAATTCTGCTTCTGGGCTTCCATGAATCGACCGATCAGATCGAAACGAAAATCGCTGATGCCGGCTTTAACGGATTATGGAACAAATGCGAGGGCCGGGCTTGTTTAATTGAAAAATTGAAACTGCTTTTTCCTTAAGTTTTTGCTCCCTGAACCCTCCCGGCAGCACTGAATGCTGATCGTCCACTGTTCAGGGGACCATTCGGTATCGATGCAAACAGAATCGTTCCCTTTCCCGGTTCAGAAGTTACCCGAAATTCCCCGTTGCAGATTTCAACCCGCTCTTTCATGCTGCGCAGCCCAAAACCGCTCATCGTTTGATCCAGGTCAAGCGCCTGAAGAACATCAAACCCGCATCCATCGTCCTCAACCTTGAGAGAAAGCCTATTGTCCGACTCAGCAAGCTCGATACGCACCTTGCCCGCGCTGCTGTGTTTCCCGACATTGTTCAGCGCTTCTTGAACTATTCGGTAGATAACCGTCGTGATCTCATCGGGGATATCCTCCCGGGACACATTAATCTGAAAATCCACCGCTATGTCCGTATAAAATTGTTTGAAATTTTTTATGTTTTCAGAGATCGCGGCCGTCAGTCCGAAATCGTCGAGCGCCAGTGAGCGCATCTGATGGGATATGCGTTTGCTTTCCTTGATGGTGTCGGCCAGGTAACCGATGATTTGTTCCAACGACGTGATTTCCTCATCGGGCAACAGCAGTTTAAAGTGCTCATGCAACCTGGTTTCCAGCATCATTTTAATTGCGGACAGGCTGCCGCCGATACTGTCGTGAATTTCCTTCGACAGCGCTTTTCGATCGTTTTCCATGGCTGAAATGGTATGCCGCGAAAGCTCGTGCAGTTGTCTGTTGCGCAATTCCAATTCAGCGGTTCGCTCGGCAACGGTCTTTTCAAGTTCCCTTTTTGACACTTCGAGTGCCGCTTGAATATTTTTGGATTCGGTGATGTCCCGGCTGACGCCGATCAATGCAACCGCCTTGCCGTTTTCATCAAATACGGCGCGGCGGCTGTCGCTGAACCAACGGTAAGCGCCGCTTTTAACCTGCCATCGATATTCAATTGTTTTTTCAATTACCTCACCGGCTATGATCCCTGCCAGATAGGTGCCAAAAGCGATGCGGTCTTCGGGATGAAGGCGCCTTTCAAATTCCGTCATCGATCTTATCTGTTCTTCGGATCTGAACCCCGACAGCCTTTCCCGGGAAGGGCTCATGAATATATAACGACCAGTTCGCAGATCCAGTTGGTGAATACCGTCCCATGAGTTTTCCACCACCATGCGAAACCGTGTTTCGCTTTCCCGCAAGGCTATTTCCACGTGTTCCGACCGTACCGTCCCCGTGATATCGCGCATCACATACAGCGCACTGCCGGGTTTGCTCTCGACCGGATGAATGCGGATGGACAGCACCCGTTGATGACCGGATTTTTCGGAGATCACCCATTCCCTGTGGACGACGTCTCCTTTTCCTTTCAGCGCCGGAATGTCCCGGACATCGGCATTCAACAGACAATAAATGGTCCCCGACGCACTCACCTGCTCACAGGAAAGGCCTATCACCGTCGTGGTATTGGGGCTGGCATACGTGATGTTTCCCCCGGCATCGGTAAGCACCACCGCGTCCGATATGCTTTCCAGGATGAGGCGATACATCCTTTCAGATGCCTTCAAATCATTATAGGCGTTCAAAACCGTATCTTTCTCCGCTCTGAGCGCCTCGATCCGCCGCGCTATTTTTTCATCGCTGAATTGATCATTCATGGCAGTCACGGGACGGAAACGGGCCGGTTGCGCACCGTAGATTCCGGCCCACCGGTCCCACGAAGGATATATCCGTTCGATGAGTTATGGAGGCGCTGAGCGCTACGGATGGGCGGGTCCAAAGTACAGGGTCTCAAACGACTTCAACAGGGTACGCAACGTCTCCACGTGAGACAAGTCAACGGTTTGCTTGCACTGCATGGCCGTGACCAGCAGTTTATGCAAGAGTTTGAGTTTCTCCTCGTATTTGTCGGCGTCCGGCTTGATTCGCTGGGCCAAAAAGTACTGATAAACAACCTCCTGGATTTTATCGGCGTGCGCTTCCTTGTTGACGACCCATCGCACCAGTTGGTTATAATTGACGGGTTTTTGTTCGCTCAACTCTTTTATCTGCTTCATGGCTTTTTCGATCGTGGTCGCATCCTCTGCGATCATCGCGATACGCAGATGGTCATCATAGATCCCGCAGGGGATTTCACAATGCGCGCCCGCTTGAGACGCCGGCAGCAGGCCGATGAGAAAAAGCAGCATCGCCACGCCCGTCACGCTGATCATCCGTTTCATATTATTCTCCCGTACCGGTTGAAACACCTGTTAATTCGCAAAATTCAGCAATTACCCGAATTCTATCCCCAACCGCGCCGTCGGGGGAATAGGGTTCAGCCTGTAATCGTTTCCCGATCGGACGGTATATGCAACCTGTGCCCCATACCGGCCCAGCCCGATGGATCATTCTTTATGTCAGCCCGAGCGCCACCCCGACGGGTTGCTTCCCCCTTCTCCAAAAAATGGGGGAAATCATGTATTTCCCTGCGGGAGAAAATAACGGATAATAAAATACTGATCAGGCTTTGCCGGTCTATGCCGAACCATTCAGAACAAGCGGGTATTTCTTATGAATCAGTTAAGAATCGTCACGCGTCCGGATTTTGACGGGGTTGTTTGCGCGGTTCTGTTGTTGGAAGCCATGGCCATCGAGCGGCCGGTGAAATGGGTTCAGCCGGACGAAGTTCAACAAACCGGGATTGACATCGACGAACGGGATATTCTGGCCAATCTGCCGTTTGATCCTCGCTGCGGTTTGTGGTTTGATCATCATTACAGCAACATTCCGACACACCAGTTCCAGGGGGCTTTCCAACTCGCCCCATCGGCGGCAAGAGTGATTTACAATTATTACCGGAACCGGTTCAACGGCCGGTTTTGCCGGCTGGT
This sequence is a window from Desulfobacterales bacterium. Protein-coding genes within it:
- a CDS encoding PAS domain S-box protein encodes the protein MNDQFSDEKIARRIEALRAEKDTVLNAYNDLKASERMYRLILESISDAVVLTDAGGNITYASPNTTTVIGLSCEQVSASGTIYCLLNADVRDIPALKGKGDVVHREWVISEKSGHQRVLSIRIHPVESKPGSALYVMRDITGTVRSEHVEIALRESETRFRMVVENSWDGIHQLDLRTGRYIFMSPSRERLSGFRSEEQIRSMTEFERRLHPEDRIAFGTYLAGIIAGEVIEKTIEYRWQVKSGAYRWFSDSRRAVFDENGKAVALIGVSRDITESKNIQAALEVSKRELEKTVAERTAELELRNRQLHELSRHTISAMENDRKALSKEIHDSIGGSLSAIKMMLETRLHEHFKLLLPDEEITSLEQIIGYLADTIKESKRISHQMRSLALDDFGLTAAISENIKNFKQFYTDIAVDFQINVSREDIPDEITTVIYRIVQEALNNVGKHSSAGKVRIELAESDNRLSLKVEDDGCGFDVLQALDLDQTMSGFGLRSMKERVEICNGEFRVTSEPGKGTILFASIPNGPLNSGRSAFSAAGRVQGAKT
- a CDS encoding superoxide dismutase [Ni]; translation: MKRMISVTGVAMLLFLIGLLPASQAGAHCEIPCGIYDDHLRIAMIAEDATTIEKAMKQIKELSEQKPVNYNQLVRWVVNKEAHADKIQEVVYQYFLAQRIKPDADKYEEKLKLLHKLLVTAMQCKQTVDLSHVETLRTLLKSFETLYFGPAHP
- a CDS encoding response regulator; translation: MSKAVLIAESNEMLSRALSDTLSFMGFSIIGKTPLRSRVVALAEKTKPDLLLFDLALSGEGMAGLSDIQRLKQQLPELKILLLGFHESTDQIETKIADAGFNGLWNKCEGRACLIEKLKLLFP